In Sphingobacterium sp. lm-10, one DNA window encodes the following:
- a CDS encoding aconitate hydratase: MAFDINMIEKVYSLYEERVNAARKVVGKPLTLAEKILYTHLWNGNAEEAYERGQSYVDFSPDRVAMQDATAQMALLQFMQAGRPKVAVPSTVHCDHLIQARDGAKEDLTRAKEESSEVFNFLSSVSNKYGIGFWKPGAGIIHQVVLENYAFPGGMMIGTDSHTVNAGGLGMVAIGVGGADACDVMAGLPWELKFPKLIGVKLTGKLSGWATSKDVILKVAGILTVKGGTGAIVEYFGEGAKSLSCTGKGTICNMGAEIGATTSTFGYDESMERYLRATDRADVADAANKVKEHLTGDDEVYANPEEYFDQLIEINLSELEPSLNGPFTPDLYTPISRMREEADKNGWPTKVEWGLIGSCTNSSYEDLARAASIAKQAIDKGLVTKAEFGINPGSEQVRYTADRDGLLKTFTDLNATLFTNACGPCIGMWDRAGADKREKNTIVHSFNRNFAKRADGNPNTYAFVTSPEMVAAIAISGDLGFNPVTDTLTNKDGEQVKLDAPTGDELPAKGFAVEDAGYQEPAKDGSDVEVDVAEDSDRLQLLEPFEAWEGTDLKGLKLLIKAKGKCTTDHISMAGPWLKYRGHLDNISNNLLIGAVNFFNDETDTVKNQLTGEYGPVPATQRAYKAEGIGSIVVGDENYGEGSSREHAAMEPRHLGVRAVLVKSFARIHETNLKKQGMLGLTFADKDDYDKIQEDDTIDILGLTDFAPNKSLTLVLHHEDCSSEEIEVNHSYNAQQIGWFKAGAALNIIRKKQADKA; the protein is encoded by the coding sequence CTCAAATGGCCTTGTTGCAATTTATGCAAGCTGGCAGACCCAAAGTGGCCGTGCCTTCTACCGTACATTGCGATCACTTAATACAGGCCAGAGATGGCGCGAAAGAAGATTTAACACGTGCTAAAGAAGAAAGCTCTGAAGTATTTAACTTTTTGAGTTCTGTTTCTAATAAATATGGTATCGGTTTCTGGAAACCAGGAGCAGGTATTATTCACCAGGTGGTATTGGAAAACTATGCGTTTCCAGGTGGCATGATGATCGGTACCGATTCTCACACCGTGAACGCCGGAGGGTTGGGAATGGTAGCGATCGGTGTTGGTGGTGCAGATGCCTGTGATGTAATGGCTGGTTTGCCTTGGGAGTTAAAATTCCCTAAGCTTATTGGTGTTAAGTTAACAGGTAAATTGTCGGGCTGGGCCACTTCAAAAGACGTGATTTTGAAAGTAGCTGGTATACTAACCGTAAAAGGTGGTACCGGCGCTATCGTTGAATATTTTGGTGAGGGAGCGAAATCGCTTTCATGTACCGGTAAAGGTACTATTTGTAATATGGGTGCCGAAATTGGTGCAACGACATCTACATTCGGATATGACGAATCTATGGAGCGCTATCTACGCGCGACTGATCGTGCAGATGTAGCAGACGCCGCCAATAAAGTTAAAGAACACCTTACGGGTGACGATGAGGTTTATGCTAACCCAGAAGAATATTTTGATCAATTGATTGAGATTAACCTATCTGAGTTGGAACCTTCTTTGAATGGCCCTTTCACACCGGATTTGTATACGCCAATATCTCGCATGCGTGAGGAGGCAGACAAAAATGGTTGGCCGACAAAGGTAGAGTGGGGATTGATCGGGTCTTGTACCAATTCTTCTTACGAAGATTTGGCGCGAGCAGCTTCGATTGCAAAACAAGCGATTGATAAAGGTTTGGTAACGAAAGCAGAATTCGGTATTAACCCAGGATCAGAGCAAGTACGTTACACGGCAGATCGTGATGGTTTGTTAAAAACATTTACTGATCTAAACGCGACGTTATTTACAAATGCTTGTGGTCCATGTATTGGTATGTGGGATCGTGCAGGTGCAGATAAACGCGAAAAAAACACCATAGTTCACTCTTTCAACCGTAATTTCGCGAAGCGCGCGGATGGAAATCCGAATACCTATGCATTCGTAACCTCTCCTGAAATGGTAGCAGCTATTGCGATTTCTGGAGATTTGGGTTTCAACCCGGTAACGGATACACTGACCAACAAAGACGGCGAGCAAGTGAAACTAGACGCACCTACCGGAGATGAGCTTCCAGCTAAAGGTTTCGCGGTAGAAGATGCAGGTTATCAAGAGCCAGCCAAAGATGGTTCGGATGTGGAAGTAGATGTTGCAGAGGATTCGGATCGCTTACAATTGCTGGAGCCGTTCGAAGCATGGGAAGGTACAGACCTGAAAGGTCTGAAATTACTGATCAAAGCAAAAGGTAAATGTACGACAGATCATATTTCTATGGCCGGACCTTGGTTGAAATACCGCGGCCACTTAGATAATATCTCCAATAACCTATTGATCGGTGCTGTTAACTTTTTTAATGACGAGACAGATACGGTGAAAAACCAATTGACCGGCGAGTACGGCCCAGTTCCTGCAACACAACGTGCTTATAAAGCAGAAGGAATCGGTTCGATCGTCGTTGGTGATGAAAACTACGGAGAAGGATCATCCCGCGAACATGCTGCGATGGAGCCACGTCACTTAGGCGTTCGCGCGGTGTTAGTAAAATCATTTGCGCGTATCCACGAGACGAACTTGAAAAAACAAGGAATGTTGGGATTGACATTTGCAGATAAGGACGATTACGATAAAATCCAAGAAGATGATACGATTGACATACTAGGTTTGACAGATTTTGCTCCGAATAAATCGTTAACATTGGTATTGCACCATGAAGATTGTAGCTCTGAGGAGATCGAAGTAAACCACTCCTACAACGCCCAACAAATCGGTTGGTTCAAAGCTGGTGCAGCATTGAATATCATTCGCAAGAAACAAGCTGATAAAGCGTAA
- a CDS encoding DUF5606 domain-containing protein, whose translation MNLRGLVSVTGKPGLFKLIGQNKGGFILESLDGAKVKSVINLSNTKMATLEDITIYGEEDEIRLLEIFETLKTNEIEIPDVKADGNTLREFFRVVAPGHDESRVYSSDIKKVITWYNIIKALPLFEEEAPEPIDEEQA comes from the coding sequence ATGAATTTAAGAGGATTAGTATCTGTAACGGGAAAGCCAGGATTATTTAAGTTGATCGGACAGAATAAGGGTGGTTTTATCTTAGAAAGTTTGGATGGCGCGAAAGTAAAATCAGTGATCAACCTTTCGAATACTAAAATGGCGACATTGGAAGATATCACTATTTATGGCGAAGAGGACGAAATTCGTTTATTGGAGATTTTCGAAACCCTAAAAACAAATGAAATCGAAATTCCAGATGTGAAAGCAGATGGAAATACACTTCGTGAGTTTTTTAGAGTGGTAGCTCCTGGCCATGACGAGAGCCGTGTATATAGCTCAGATATCAAGAAGGTGATCACTTGGTACAATATCATCAAAGCGCTTCCTTTGTTCGAAGAAGAAGCTCCTGAACCGATTGATGAGGAGCAAGCTTAA
- a CDS encoding peptidylprolyl isomerase has translation MSKAIIKTEKGDMTVQFYTEDAPKTVENFIKLAKSGYYNGLTFHRVIPDFVIQGGCPNTREGATGMPGTGGPGYHIDCELTGENQYHDRGVLSMAHAGRNTGGSQFFVCHSRTNTAHLDRNHTCFGKVIENVDVVDDIRQGDRILSIDVIED, from the coding sequence ATGAGTAAAGCAATAATTAAAACCGAGAAAGGTGATATGACTGTGCAGTTCTACACAGAGGACGCACCTAAAACTGTAGAAAATTTTATAAAATTGGCTAAATCAGGCTATTACAATGGATTAACTTTCCACCGTGTGATTCCAGATTTCGTTATTCAAGGTGGTTGCCCTAATACACGCGAAGGTGCTACAGGCATGCCTGGTACAGGTGGTCCAGGATACCATATCGATTGTGAATTAACGGGTGAAAATCAATATCATGACCGTGGCGTATTGTCAATGGCACACGCTGGAAGAAACACCGGAGGATCACAATTTTTCGTTTGCCACAGCCGTACAAATACAGCTCATTTGGATCGTAACCACACGTGTTTTGGCAAGGTGATTGAGAATGTCGATGTCGTAGATGACATCCGTCAAGGTGATCGTATTTTGAGCATCGATGTAATCGAAGACTAA
- the radC gene encoding DNA repair protein RadC, giving the protein MKLAIREWAEADRPREKLVEQGRRALTNAELLAILIGSGSSQESAVELCRRLLFGVENNLATLSKLEVADLCRYHGIGLAKAITIIAAMEIGRRRKDAKELPSSVLNSSKRVFNFFRDRLLDLPHEEFWVLFLNTGCKLIDTQLIGRGGNDFTPVDIRIILRHALQANAHSMILIHNHPSGTLAPSLADKQLTRRIVDAGKLMDIRVNDHVIFTDQHYFSFRDEGLL; this is encoded by the coding sequence ATGAAACTAGCAATACGCGAATGGGCTGAAGCAGATCGTCCACGAGAGAAATTAGTAGAGCAGGGGAGACGCGCATTGACGAATGCAGAATTATTAGCAATACTCATCGGTTCAGGATCTTCACAAGAGAGTGCTGTCGAGCTTTGTCGTCGGCTGTTGTTCGGCGTAGAAAACAATCTTGCAACACTATCCAAACTGGAAGTGGCCGATTTATGCCGATACCACGGCATAGGGCTGGCAAAAGCGATTACGATCATTGCTGCCATGGAAATCGGACGTCGCCGTAAGGACGCCAAAGAGTTACCTTCATCTGTATTGAATAGCAGCAAACGGGTTTTTAATTTTTTCCGAGATCGCTTGTTGGATCTTCCGCACGAAGAATTTTGGGTACTATTCCTCAATACAGGCTGTAAGCTAATAGATACCCAATTAATTGGTCGCGGGGGTAATGATTTTACACCGGTAGATATCCGCATCATCCTGCGGCACGCGCTGCAAGCAAATGCACATTCTATGATCTTAATTCATAATCATCCGTCCGGTACGTTAGCTCCAAGTCTCGCTGATAAACAGCTCACAAGGCGCATTGTGGATGCAGGCAAGTTGATGGACATTCGTGTAAACGATCATGTTATCTTCACCGATCAGCATTATTTCAGTTTTCGCGACGAAGGCTTGCTATAG
- a CDS encoding M14 family zinc carboxypeptidase, translated as MSSFIKYFSLSCIVLVSICFSASAQQTAFEKDPDHNTTATYEEVIGFYKTLAANYPQARLLEMGKTDVGKPLHLMVLSVEEDFDPQSIRAKGKAILLINNGIHPGEPEGIDVGMLFSRDILRDNKLPKDVVICIIPVYNVAGMLNRGVSRVNQNGPVAYGFRGSRQHYDLNRDFIKADTRNSLLFQRLFTTWDPDLFFDTHASNGADYQYIMTLIATQKDKLAAPLASLMEERFTKALYQRMQVSGYEMIPYVNTLGATPESGLVDFLETPRYSSGFAALHHTIGFMPETHMWKSYEQRVASTYTLLQHLLEVVAQEKENLLSTRQQVKETVKTQQQFPINWALDTKRIDSITFLGYQFGEWPSQVTGQKRLYYDRQQPKTMRIPHYQHYNVTLQVEKPLAYVIPQAYDRVIERLQANGVKLHPLERDTTIFLEMYYINGLKTATTPYEGHYMHERVELKPVMMDRQFYAGDWWVEMDQTANRYLIETLEPQAHDSFFRWNFFDGILNQKEYFSAYIFEEEAQRLLDANPSWKEELENKKASDASFANSGRAQLDWIYKQSPYYEDTHLLYPIGRVVSTRPH; from the coding sequence ATGTCTTCCTTTATCAAATACTTCTCTCTAAGTTGCATTGTCTTAGTATCTATTTGCTTCAGCGCTTCAGCACAGCAGACGGCCTTTGAAAAAGATCCTGATCACAATACCACCGCTACTTATGAAGAAGTGATTGGGTTCTATAAAACCTTGGCTGCCAATTATCCGCAAGCCAGACTTTTGGAAATGGGAAAGACGGATGTGGGAAAACCGTTACACCTGATGGTGTTGTCTGTGGAGGAAGATTTTGACCCCCAAAGTATCAGAGCAAAAGGCAAAGCCATTTTATTGATAAACAATGGAATACATCCAGGAGAGCCAGAAGGGATTGATGTGGGGATGCTATTTTCTCGGGATATTTTGCGAGACAATAAGTTGCCCAAAGATGTGGTGATTTGCATTATTCCGGTTTACAATGTTGCCGGAATGCTTAATAGAGGCGTATCTCGTGTCAACCAGAATGGTCCTGTGGCGTATGGGTTTCGTGGGAGTAGGCAACATTATGATCTAAATCGTGATTTTATCAAAGCCGACACCCGAAATTCGCTGTTATTTCAGCGGCTCTTTACCACCTGGGATCCGGATCTGTTTTTTGATACGCATGCTAGTAATGGAGCGGATTACCAATACATCATGACATTGATCGCTACGCAAAAAGACAAATTGGCTGCGCCGTTGGCTTCACTCATGGAAGAACGATTTACGAAAGCATTGTACCAGCGGATGCAAGTTTCCGGTTATGAGATGATACCGTATGTAAATACGCTAGGCGCTACGCCAGAATCCGGTTTGGTCGACTTTTTGGAAACACCTCGCTATTCATCCGGCTTTGCAGCGCTACACCATACTATCGGCTTCATGCCGGAGACACACATGTGGAAATCTTATGAGCAACGGGTTGCCTCTACCTATACCTTGTTACAGCATTTGCTGGAAGTGGTTGCGCAGGAAAAAGAAAATTTACTGAGCACGCGCCAACAAGTTAAAGAGACGGTAAAGACGCAGCAACAATTTCCGATAAACTGGGCACTGGACACCAAGCGAATTGATTCTATCACATTCCTTGGATATCAATTTGGTGAATGGCCAAGTCAAGTGACCGGACAAAAAAGGCTATATTATGATCGGCAACAGCCCAAAACCATGCGAATCCCGCATTACCAACATTATAACGTAACCTTGCAGGTAGAGAAGCCCTTGGCCTATGTGATACCCCAAGCCTATGATCGGGTAATAGAACGACTACAGGCTAATGGTGTCAAACTACATCCGCTAGAGCGCGATACGACTATTTTCTTGGAAATGTATTATATCAATGGATTGAAGACTGCTACAACGCCATACGAAGGCCATTATATGCATGAACGTGTCGAGTTGAAACCCGTTATGATGGACCGCCAGTTCTATGCTGGAGATTGGTGGGTTGAGATGGATCAAACAGCCAACCGTTACCTGATCGAAACATTAGAGCCGCAGGCGCATGACTCTTTTTTCCGGTGGAACTTCTTTGATGGCATCTTGAACCAAAAAGAATATTTCTCTGCCTACATCTTTGAAGAAGAAGCACAGCGTCTGCTGGATGCAAATCCTTCGTGGAAAGAAGAATTGGAAAATAAAAAGGCATCAGATGCTTCTTTCGCCAATAGTGGCAGAGCACAATTAGATTGGATCTACAAGCAATCTCCTTATTATGAAGATACGCATTTGCTTTATCCGATTGGACGTGTGGTATCTACTCGTCCTCACTAA
- the rmuC gene encoding DNA recombination protein RmuC, whose amino-acid sequence MIHTLLIVLIALAVINLLVLLLKKSGNSSSAQWRNMEQGLQRLDHQLERMDKSTRDDLHRHRNENSALAQANREELSINFRSLEKSAQEQAQALHTFLGQRFESLTKQQYEINKTANDHLKDIKISIENHLKALREDNNRQLEQMRHTVDEKLQSTLEKRLGESFKLVSERLELVHRGLGEMQTLANGVGDLKKVLSNVKTRGILGEYQLANILEQLLTNEQYAQNVATKKGSQAHVEFAIKLPGKDSDETVWMPVDSKFPIENYQALMDAYEVGEKNQIELQQKILMRNVEAFAKDISDKYIDPPHTTDFAIMFLPIESLYAEILRHPGLFETLQRKYRVTITGPTTLSALLNSLQMGFRTLAVQKRSSEVWKILEAVKTEFKKFSDQLDKVDKQLSSASKSLHDLRLTRTNMMSRKLRDIGTLDVQESNDLLDLPISEDE is encoded by the coding sequence ATGATACATACACTTTTAATCGTTTTGATTGCTTTAGCAGTCATCAATCTCTTGGTTTTGCTCCTCAAAAAATCGGGCAACAGCTCCTCTGCGCAGTGGCGAAATATGGAACAGGGCTTGCAGCGGCTAGATCATCAACTGGAGCGAATGGATAAATCCACTCGAGATGATCTTCATCGCCATCGCAATGAAAATAGCGCATTGGCTCAAGCCAACCGCGAAGAGCTATCTATAAACTTCCGTTCTTTAGAGAAAAGTGCTCAGGAGCAAGCCCAAGCACTACATACATTTTTAGGTCAACGTTTTGAGAGCTTGACGAAGCAGCAGTATGAAATTAACAAGACAGCCAACGATCATCTGAAAGATATCAAAATTAGCATTGAAAACCATCTGAAAGCCCTGCGAGAGGACAACAACCGGCAACTAGAGCAGATGCGACACACGGTAGATGAAAAATTGCAGTCTACGTTGGAGAAGAGATTAGGCGAGTCGTTCAAACTGGTAAGCGAGCGATTGGAACTGGTGCATCGCGGATTAGGTGAGATGCAAACCTTGGCCAACGGCGTAGGCGATCTGAAAAAAGTGCTTTCTAATGTAAAAACTCGGGGTATATTAGGAGAATACCAGTTAGCCAATATCCTCGAACAGCTACTCACCAACGAACAATATGCGCAAAATGTAGCGACTAAAAAGGGATCACAAGCACATGTGGAGTTTGCGATTAAACTGCCGGGAAAAGACAGCGATGAAACGGTTTGGATGCCAGTAGATTCTAAATTTCCGATAGAAAACTACCAGGCACTGATGGATGCGTATGAAGTGGGCGAGAAAAACCAAATCGAGCTACAGCAGAAAATCCTCATGCGCAACGTAGAAGCTTTTGCCAAAGACATCAGTGATAAATACATTGACCCACCACATACGACGGATTTTGCGATCATGTTTCTCCCTATTGAAAGTTTGTATGCAGAGATCTTGCGCCATCCTGGGTTATTTGAAACTTTGCAGCGCAAATACCGCGTTACGATTACCGGGCCAACTACCCTATCGGCGCTACTCAATAGCTTACAAATGGGCTTCCGCACACTGGCTGTGCAGAAACGCAGCAGTGAAGTCTGGAAAATCCTGGAAGCAGTGAAAACAGAGTTTAAAAAATTCTCTGACCAATTGGATAAGGTAGACAAACAACTGAGCTCGGCTTCGAAATCATTGCATGACCTCCGCCTAACGCGCACCAATATGATGAGTAGAAAGTTAAGAGATATAGGCACCCTTGATGTGCAGGAATCCAACGATTTGCTCGATCTGCCTATTAGTGAGGACGAGTAG
- a CDS encoding TonB-dependent receptor, producing MFRYLWVLFLLLLCSSAANAQLSSSCTLSLSGTVVDQKARPLVGVAIRSTASNTVTYTDRQGTFKLLRQCPGEQIITFSFLGYDTVKRTITFPASEALFIEMKVGTVHVQDVQVTGIQSEHITSSRHHVSEDSKQELRAKPLAEMLSQIAGVSQLNTGASIAKPVINGLHSNRVLILNHGVRQEGQQWGAEHAPEIDPFTADRLEVIKGAEGVRYGADALGGVVISTANPIDPSKVSGRVDLLGQSNGRGGVGNIRLEGGIPSIPNLGWRIQASGKKIGNLRTADYFLGNTGVEELNLSGLLQYNKGRHDLEFYYSHFGTNLGIFYGAHVSTLEDILVNIERGRPSSTYNFTYDIASPRQRVDHDLSKIKWVYAFTGQTRLETQFAFQRNRRKEYDLRRVLSDDTPMADMNLTTQTLDIALKSGHHRIGIDGMLQVNNNVPGTGTTPIIPNFDNHNLGIYAITQHHWGKFHGELGARYDYRYFDVAGFRYDYSSIDENGIVRQYLLTDQRHFHNWSGSAGLAYHASSAWTWKTNLGLAWRAPSANELYSDGLHHGSGTYEVGDPNLASERGYKWVNSLLFQSENIAITTDLYAQYIKDYIYATPNPDSVRQTIRGTFPVFNYRQHDAFFYGVDVQLDWQINSTWSYALKGALVRARDLDNHTYFPFIPADRINQSVKWQYGEDSENYIRLAHVFVDRQHNFDPATDYTNPPPSYHLFNAYASARLPIYNRSVQCNLGIENLFNVLYKDYMDRMRYFSHQMGRNITLGFTFQF from the coding sequence ATGTTTCGTTATCTGTGGGTGTTGTTTCTGCTGCTTTTGTGCAGTTCGGCAGCAAATGCCCAATTATCTTCATCTTGTACATTATCGCTTTCTGGCACTGTCGTTGACCAAAAGGCAAGGCCATTAGTAGGTGTCGCCATTCGCAGCACCGCTAGTAACACCGTCACGTATACCGATCGACAAGGCACCTTCAAATTACTACGTCAATGTCCTGGAGAGCAGATCATAACCTTTAGTTTTCTAGGTTATGATACCGTAAAAAGAACGATCACGTTTCCGGCGAGTGAAGCGCTATTTATTGAGATGAAGGTTGGTACAGTGCATGTGCAGGATGTACAGGTAACCGGAATACAATCAGAACACATCACCAGCAGTAGGCATCACGTATCGGAAGACTCCAAACAGGAACTTCGCGCGAAGCCGTTGGCAGAAATGCTGAGCCAGATTGCAGGTGTTAGCCAGCTAAATACTGGCGCTAGCATCGCTAAGCCGGTGATTAACGGCCTGCATAGCAATCGCGTGCTGATTCTTAATCATGGCGTTCGCCAAGAGGGACAACAATGGGGTGCAGAACATGCGCCAGAGATTGATCCTTTCACAGCGGATCGACTGGAAGTAATCAAAGGAGCGGAAGGTGTGCGGTACGGAGCAGATGCACTTGGTGGCGTGGTCATCAGCACGGCCAATCCCATTGATCCCAGCAAAGTATCCGGGCGCGTAGATCTTCTGGGGCAATCTAATGGCCGTGGCGGTGTCGGAAACATTCGCCTGGAAGGCGGAATACCGTCTATTCCTAATTTAGGTTGGCGCATTCAAGCGTCCGGCAAGAAAATTGGCAACTTGCGTACAGCCGACTATTTTCTCGGCAACACTGGAGTAGAAGAACTTAATCTTTCCGGTTTATTGCAATACAACAAAGGTCGGCATGATCTGGAGTTTTATTATAGCCACTTTGGTACAAATCTGGGTATTTTCTACGGGGCACACGTGAGCACGTTGGAGGATATCCTCGTGAACATCGAACGAGGTCGACCGTCTAGCACCTATAATTTTACGTACGATATTGCATCGCCCCGTCAACGTGTTGATCACGATCTTTCAAAGATCAAATGGGTGTACGCGTTTACAGGACAGACTCGGTTAGAAACGCAATTTGCCTTTCAACGCAACCGTCGCAAGGAATATGACCTACGGCGTGTGCTCTCGGACGACACGCCTATGGCCGACATGAATCTAACCACGCAGACGTTAGATATTGCCCTGAAATCCGGGCATCACCGCATCGGTATCGATGGTATGTTACAAGTCAATAACAACGTGCCTGGCACGGGCACTACACCAATTATCCCCAATTTTGACAACCATAATTTGGGTATTTATGCGATCACGCAGCATCATTGGGGTAAGTTTCACGGCGAACTAGGTGCACGCTATGATTATCGTTATTTTGATGTAGCCGGCTTCCGTTATGATTATAGTAGCATCGATGAAAATGGCATCGTTAGACAGTACTTGTTGACGGATCAACGCCACTTCCATAATTGGAGCGGTTCTGCAGGTTTGGCTTATCACGCTTCTTCAGCTTGGACGTGGAAGACCAATCTGGGATTAGCTTGGCGTGCGCCTTCGGCGAACGAATTGTACAGCGACGGGCTCCACCATGGCAGTGGTACTTACGAAGTGGGAGATCCAAATCTCGCATCAGAACGCGGATATAAGTGGGTTAATTCCCTGCTATTCCAAAGCGAAAATATAGCCATCACAACGGATTTGTATGCACAGTACATCAAGGATTATATCTATGCAACGCCCAACCCTGATTCGGTTCGGCAAACCATTCGCGGCACTTTTCCAGTGTTTAATTATAGACAGCATGATGCCTTCTTTTACGGGGTAGATGTACAATTGGATTGGCAAATTAATTCAACCTGGTCTTATGCCTTGAAAGGTGCATTGGTACGCGCAAGAGATCTCGATAATCACACCTATTTTCCATTCATTCCGGCAGATCGCATCAATCAAAGTGTTAAATGGCAATATGGAGAAGATTCGGAAAATTACATCCGGTTGGCACATGTATTTGTCGATCGGCAACATAATTTCGATCCCGCAACGGATTATACCAATCCGCCGCCCTCCTATCATCTCTTCAACGCCTATGCAAGCGCTCGGCTACCCATATACAATCGCAGCGTCCAATGTAACTTGGGTATAGAGAACCTATTCAACGTACTCTACAAAGATTACATGGACCGGATGCGTTACTTTTCTCACCAGATGGGAAGAAATATTACACTAGGTTTTACATTTCAATTTTAA
- a CDS encoding DUF2946 family protein, with translation MYLCLVVKKGNYFRLVGMLFCIMLWMFSIGIASVHNHIVDDSQQTHHEQTDHCDHQHHHASDQDCGICFLIHHNNPVSLSYFAIGFALLYPATLPKLTTPYLLSLQQDYDLGVPSLRGPPLY, from the coding sequence ATGTACCTTTGTCTGGTGGTGAAGAAAGGAAACTACTTTCGGCTAGTTGGGATGCTATTTTGTATTATGCTATGGATGTTTTCCATAGGCATAGCTTCTGTGCACAATCATATCGTAGATGATTCTCAACAAACCCATCACGAACAGACAGACCATTGTGATCATCAGCATCATCACGCATCTGACCAGGACTGTGGCATCTGTTTCCTGATACATCATAACAACCCAGTAAGCCTCTCCTACTTTGCTATAGGTTTTGCGCTGCTCTATCCGGCGACACTCCCTAAGTTGACAACGCCGTATTTGCTTTCTTTACAGCAGGATTACGACCTCGGCGTACCCTCGCTTCGCGGCCCTCCCCTTTACTAA
- the xerD gene encoding site-specific tyrosine recombinase XerD, producing the protein MNWAVWKKDFKRYLLLERGLSANSIEAYLLDVSKLEAYALEGQMSVQSMAPLDIQQFLAHVHQQHIAPTSQARLLSALKSFFTFLQIEHNLPNNPAMLIEAPRLLRKLPDVLSIAEIDQLIDSIDLSLPEGMRNKALLEVLYGCGLRVSELVSLKISNLFLEEEFIKVEGKGNKERLIPIGNQAIKYLSIYLSESRPQVPIKLGQEDMVFLNRRGTAISRVMVFLMIKKLASKAQITKEISPHTFRHSFATHLVEGGADLRAVQDMLGHESISTTEIYTHLDNAYLQTVMTEFHPRSKKRSQ; encoded by the coding sequence ATGAACTGGGCGGTATGGAAAAAAGACTTTAAACGCTATCTGCTCTTGGAACGCGGGCTGTCTGCCAATTCGATAGAGGCCTATCTTTTGGATGTATCCAAATTGGAAGCCTATGCATTGGAAGGACAGATGTCAGTCCAAAGCATGGCACCTTTAGATATACAGCAGTTTCTCGCGCATGTGCACCAACAACATATCGCTCCTACTTCTCAAGCACGGTTGCTCTCTGCTTTGAAATCATTTTTCACCTTTTTGCAGATAGAGCATAATTTGCCCAACAATCCAGCGATGCTGATTGAAGCACCGCGACTCCTGCGCAAATTGCCCGATGTATTGAGCATTGCCGAGATCGATCAATTAATCGACAGCATTGACCTGTCGCTACCTGAAGGGATGCGCAACAAGGCGCTGTTGGAGGTTCTTTATGGCTGTGGGCTGCGCGTTTCGGAATTAGTTTCCTTGAAGATTTCAAATCTATTTCTGGAAGAAGAGTTTATAAAAGTAGAAGGCAAAGGCAATAAAGAGCGTTTGATCCCTATTGGCAATCAGGCCATCAAATACTTATCTATTTATCTGAGCGAAAGCCGACCACAGGTGCCCATTAAGTTGGGACAGGAGGACATGGTTTTCCTAAACAGACGGGGTACGGCGATATCCCGCGTTATGGTGTTTTTGATGATTAAGAAGTTGGCATCAAAAGCGCAAATTACCAAAGAAATCAGTCCACACACTTTTCGTCATAGCTTTGCCACACATCTGGTGGAAGGTGGCGCAGATCTACGTGCTGTGCAAGACATGCTGGGCCACGAAAGTATTAGCACCACAGAAATATATACACACTTAGACAACGCTTATTTGCAAACCGTGATGACCGAATTTCATCCCAGATCCAAAAAGCGGTCGCAATGA